TGTTTTCTCTGCCTCTGCTACCTGAAGGGCTGTTTTAGTCACATTATTAGTTGCCTGTAGGTTCGCTCGTTCTCCATTTGTCCAGTTTATTAGTGTCTGTACTGTTCCAACATGCCCGTCACGACAAGCGCAGTGCAGCGGTGTGTCTTTATTGTTATCCATTGAGTTGATCTTCGCTCCGTTCTCCAGTAACAGGCCCACCAGCAGCTCATGGCCATGTTCTGCAGCTAAGTGCAGAGGAGTCCTCCTCCACACATTCTTGTCATCCACATTCTTGCTCTTACCAGATGCGAGAAGAACACCAGCTGTGCTTTCCTTCCCATTTCGAGCAGTGTGATGCAGAGGAGAGCAGCCATCCATGTCTTTAGCTCCAATTCTAGCTTTACCGGCCAGCAGCGCTGAAACTGCCTTAGTGTGTCCCTCCATTGCAGCCAGGTGCAGTGGGGTCTTCTTCTCTTTTTCAGTGGCATTGGCGTCACTCCCAGCATCGAGCAGCAACTGAATGATGCCCACTTCACCTTGTGCTGCCGCCCAGTGCAGTGCTGTTCTTCCCTGTTTGTCTTTGACACGGATGTCGGCCTTGCCCTCCAGCAGTTGGGCGACTGCTTCAGTGTGGCCGCTCTGGCTGGCGAGGTGCAGGGGGGTAAACCCATCCTGGGTGACAGAGTTAATCTGAGCCCCCACACGCAACAACAGTGCCATCAACGCTGGCTGGTTATGTAATGCACTTAGATGGAGAGGGGTCTGATCTTTAGGGCCAGTGATGTTGGGGTCTATGCCTTTATCCAACAATATCTGGGGCAGAACAGAagatttcagattaaaataaatatcactcAACATGTAGTCTAGTGTCCAAAAGGGCAATTTATTAGTCTAATTCTCTGTTTCAGAAGTTTTATACCACCAAACAAAataacatcacatcacatcacacaaaaaaaaaaaatttatttttcccatatgcataagataaaaataaaacttaaattaaaaaggtcccaaaatataaaggcagctgtataatttcataaaaaaaaaaatacattaaaattctgTGAggaaaatgtgatataaacataacatgtttatttttaaataacataacatgttttgtttctaaattacaaacacattatttgtgtttgtttgccattatactaaagaaaaaatattaaaatattatctggaaaatgtTTATCTTGTAAGTCGCAGCATATTTCCCCCTACTAAGTAATAATAGATGTACtgtataaacttttaaaatagtaattacatacaaatatcaataagaaatataataaattattaattaacatatttatttaattattatatatacttaatgtatattaaattatgGTTTACTGactttattaatgattttttaaaattattttttaattaaagactAGGGCTGTCAATAGAATAGAATTATCATAATTAGTGTCTTGATTTCTGACCAGAAAGcagaataaaacagtaaatataaaataacaaaccaGTATCAATATCAAAttcagtaaacaaaataaataaataaatgaatgcatcaatacataaataaatattgcattcaattatttgattaattaaaagttaaCTCTGGGAGCCCTAAAAATACATCGTATTTGTCTATTTTTCCATCCATGCTGTACTCTAAATCTAATTTAGACTTGATTACTAGTTGTGAACAAACAATAgatgataaataattattttaaatatgattaagcatttatttttttaataacatgaaaTTTTTAAAAGGCATTTACCTTTACTATTTGCACACTGCCACTTTGGATAGCCAAGTGAAGACCAGATATCTGGTTTGGTAGTCTCTCATCCAGTCTAGCCTTTTTTGAGACCAGTACTTTGAAGGCCTCAGCATTTCCCAGCTCTGCGGCTAGAAGCATAGGTGTATATCCAAGCTCATTACAACTATTAACATCCGCACCATGATCAAGAAGCGCAGCCACGACCCCGTCCAAGTTCCTCCGTACCGCTTTAAAAAGAGCAGAGGTGATCTCATTCTGAGACATGGACTTCTGGACATACTTCAAAAACAGAGAGAGTAGAGACTTCCTGTTCAGCTCAAAGGCAGCATCCACAATCACAGAGTCCACCTGGGCTCCGGCCTTCAACAGCACAGTGGCGGTTTTCTCATTTCCATGGCGAACGGCGTGATAGAGAGCCGTCTTCCTTCGGCCATCTCTGGTATCTACAATAGCGCCGTTTCGCAGAAGAACCTGTGCCAGTGTTGCGTCATCCTCAGTGGCTGCCATGTGCAGAACGGTTGTCTGGTTCTTGAGGCTTTTCTTCTCTTCATGCACAAGAGCTTTGACCGTACTCTCGTGTCCATTTTGAGCAGCCAGATGCAAAGGAGTTTTTGACGTGTGGTCAGTAGCATGGATGTCTGCACCAGCCTTCGCAAGCGCCAGAGCAACAGCAGTATGGCCTCGTTCTGAAGCTCTGTGCAGGGCTGTACGACCCTCCCTGTCCTTCAGGTTTAGTTTCGCCCCTTCTCTGAGCAGAAAGTACACAATTGCCTCCTTACCATGTTCAGCAGCGAGGTGCAGCAGAGTATCAGTGGATGAGAGAGCAGTATTGACATCCAAACCTTCGAGCAGCTCCTGGAGGAGATATAGATCACCTGAGGATATGGCTTTGAGGATGGCATCATGCTCACTTTCAGATTTGGGGATTTGAttaatttcttctgttgaagatATAGCCTTATTCGTTACTGAATTCGGTTGGATTCTTTCAGGAGTGAGTTCCTTGTTGGGTTTTGAGTTTTTGACAAGACCTTGTTTGTCCTTCTCCAGCAGATATCCTATCAGCTGCCTCCGTGCATCTCTAATGCCCTCATTAACCCCACCTACATAAGTTCTCATATGCTGGTAAAGGTCAGGTTCCACTCGTTTCAGACAAGGGTAGAAGAAGATACGGCAGGCGCGCTCTCCTCTCGAGATCAAGGTGTTTAACATCCTGGAGTTCTTTTCCTCTCGCGCAGAGATGCTGGACATCAGTGCTCGGCTGTCAGGTTGAAGAACGCCATATGAAATGAGGACATCCAGCAAATCCTCTGTATTCAAAATGCCACTGACCAACTCGTTTTCCTTCATCCGAATTACTTCGATCGCATAGGGGTTGGTAAAGCTGGTTGAACCCATGTCAGCCTCTAAAGGAAAGCAGTGAGCTTCTGAAAACTGAATGCGTGGTCAtgacaaagcagagctgctcctGAAAGAACTTCGTTCTCTAAATCCTCGTCACTAAGAACAAACTGTCTCTTAGCAACACgatataaagtaaacaaaagtaaaaatcaGCATTACAATTTGAAACTTCctgatataaattattaatatttaaaaccaaGAAGCAATAAAAAGCACATTGGTGATCTATTTtggtaattatattttaacagttttgataaaATTCACCTGCTGCAGATGAATAGTCAATTTCTCTGTTTAGATTTCCTGCCTTATCTAATATTACAAGAAACCTACAACATGGATACTGTAACCATGACATGAATTGTCTTTTGTATTTGAGTTTATCATGTTGGAACAACAGTGcccttgcagtttttttttcagatattaccacccttgtgaaaaagaagtgagCTTAACTGTATTTAATATGCACTTGTAATATGCttcaaattaatgaaataaaaggccacctAAGTGTACTTGAAGtacacttttaaattattatttttttcataatctttTGTGACTTTAAAGaaatgcacttattttgatgtgttgtctAAGATACAAAAgcacttaaaatattaataaaatacttgattttaattttaatagtgtGTGCTATCCGATcctacatttaaagttaatatattttaaatgtactaaactgcaacttcatcattataaatgtgtaaccacaaatatatttacttagtCCTATTTAAGTAggtcaaaaaaacactaaagttcagttaattatatttaatagaaattactataattcattttcatttactgcaattatatataatatataaattagatatatatatatatctatatatatatatatatatatatatatatatatatatattatatatatatatatatatatatatatattaaaataatgatatattgccttataataatagaatataggtatattcttgtattttatttctgtaaaaagatgtttttaaaagtatgctaaagtttCAAATATTGTACAAGGACAAAAAAGTACCCTTTTCATCGTattgtcaaattaaaacaaattcattatgATTTTgtcatcttaaaaaaacaacatttacaacgCATGACTACATGACTGTGTAATATTTGTTCTGTAAATAGTATAAAGCAGGTTGcttttcagtgaaatattttcTTGTCAATAGAAGATGTAGTGTATTCTAGTAAAGTCCTTGCTACACTTTGCGTTATTGTCTTTTGATAATGCGCTGGATTACTGATCAACCCCCTCATTCCCAAACTAAAAGTGCACTAGAGGTCTGTGTGTCAGTCTTATGGAGATTAGCCTGAGCCGAGGAGGAGTTCCTCTTCCAGTAATGCACGCCCACTCCGATGACGTGGGTCTTCCGACCGCGCGCTTGCCTAATATGGAGAGGTAGGTGCCGATTTTCCGGTATGATGTCATCGTTTGCCAAGCTTGGGCCGTGAAATAAGAGGATCTGAATGATGCTAAATATTAATCAGTGTTGGTGACCTGAATATGAAAATAGAGTTTTACTCGCCTCTTTTGTGTGTGGGGACAcacgcaaaaaaagaaagaaaaagaaaatgcaggCTTGCAATCATAAGTAATGTGTAATGTGTTctgttctgaactttctgttGAAGGAAGACTGGTTTCTTTGGGCGTTTAGTCAAGCAGAAGTTAACAGTCTCTGAAAATCCCTGTAACTGCTCTGAAGTGGCTGCTTCAGATTAACCGAATGCAAGCCGACGGCGCCCTCTTCTGGTGCAAAGAGGACTGCTGCTGAAAATTGCGTTTACTGAGCACCTTTGTCGGCATACATGCACGAACCACagacaactttatttttttgagttgaCACAATAATGAACCCATGATAAAAGCAATGCAATTTGTTTTAACAGTTTACTACTACACtgaatgattgtttgtttattgcgGTGTAATTGCATTTGAAAGTTAATCATTTccctgttttaatatattttatataatttggaTTTGACATTTCACCCCGTTCAGAATCAGAATACGTATTGCCATATTTATCAGGCTACAACTGAATAACTATTATGGGTTTCTGACTATTATTGTCATTGCCAAACAAGCGGTCTCTCCCAAAACATGTTACTACAAGTCTGTTttagtgaacacacatacacgtTTACTTCgcatctaaatggggacattacttctaatgtttttatataaagatagttatacacttttttttgacCTAAACCCACCCCTACACCTCACAGAAAAcgttctgcatttttacaattaaaaaacaattttacaattttatatcagttttaggaCTGAGGACGCCCCCAAATGGAGGTTTTTGGCGATTTTGAcaggttttgctcacttttgggtacaaatttgtccccaaaatatggttaagtaggcacacacacacacacacacacacacacacacacacacacacacacgacctcCATTAAGACAACAGAGACAGTTTTTCGTTTGACATACTTTATTACAGTTCATAAATATTGATTAGTTTCTGAGGTactcagaaaacaaacataaaaaattatattgtactTTACTTACAAATGGTAAACTTAAGTACTCCTGGTTGATCTTATTTACAAATAACAATGAGTGAAACCTCATTAATGaactttttcagaaaaaaaagaaactgctgATGTTGGACTAACTCAAAGAAAAAGTCAATTCCATTCAGTTTAAGAACAAAGAGGACAACAGGTCATTCAGAAGTCAGACAGCTTTTCTCAAAACTTTAGCGGACACAACTTCCTGCTTGAGCCAGACCTTTTATCCGGCACGGCTGTCACATCCTCTGTTTTACTCCCATAATACTGAGGGCTCCTTAGAAGCGTATAGTTCCATGCACAACCTGGTCGAAGTGAACAAGGACAAGTCTCTTTTCTCGTCAGAAAGTATAATGTGTAACAGAGTTAGTCTCATGCTCTCTGTCGCTGTCTCTGTCGGACCGAGTTCGTGAAGTTTTGCACTCCCCAAAAGTCCAGCCAGAACATCCTTTTACGGCACGCGGCCGGTCCCAGAGGGCTAATGCCAGCAGTCGCGCGGGCTCGCAGACATTTAGCCCTTGAAGTTTGTCCCTTGCGTCTATTAAAGTGAACTCAAATGTCCTTCGGTTCTTTTCAGAACGTCTGCAGCTGTTGCGTCAACATAAGCTGGCAGCCACTGTTGACGTGGTTCATGACTTTCTGCTTGAGTTGGGCCACTTGCTCGCGCAGCATGTTGGCGGTGGACGCCAGCTCGGAGTTCTGGGACTTCAGGGTCTTGACTTTATCCTCCAGCCGGGAGATCCTCTCAAGTTTCCTCTTTCGGCATTTGGATGCGGCGATTCGGTTCCTCATGCGCTTCCTCTCGGCTTTAATCCGCTCCTGGCTCTCCATGTCGATGGGGGAGAGAGGTGGCGTCTCGCCGGGCATCTCGGGCACCGTTTGGGGCTCCTCCTTCAGCGCCTGAAGCCGCGGGTGCTGGACGGGCAGCTGCGTGTTCACGGTGTGCTGCGGCGGGGCGCTTGTGTAGTTCATCGCGGGGTTGGCGGTGCTGATGGCGGGGTTGAAAGTGTTCAGGTCCGCGTACACGGGCGGGTCGGAGCGCAGGGATGAACTGTACACCGCGCCGCCTGCCAGGGAAGAAACGGGTGTCATGCTGTTGCTGATGGTTGTTTGGGGAGCCGAGGTGACGTTGGGCATGTGCTGGTGATGCAGCTCGGCCAGTGCCCTCACGAAGCCCTCCGCGAAGCCCTCTTGCTCGTCCGTCACGTTCTTGGGACACAGAAACTGGGTCGGAGTCGGCGTTGTAGTGACCAGGCCGTTGCTGGACTGGATGATGAGCCGCTCCAGCTCCGGCGACGCCAGTTTGAGCAGTCCCACGTCGGGGGAGGTGAGGATCTCGTTGGCTTTGGCCCTCAGGTGGGGCTTCAGGTTGCCAGCTGGGTCGGTCAGATTCAGCGTCATGTTGTGTTTCAGAGCCTTGGGGTTGTATCCAAAGGTAGCGCTGTCATGCTGAGAGAAAGCGCTGTTTAGAGAGTCATCGTAGAAAGTAGTTTCCATCTTGGTAGACATAGAAGAGAAAACGAAACGTTTTAGTTCAAAAGTAGTCTTTCACAAACTCAAGCACTAAAGCAACTGTCCGCTTTCAGAAACGAGCGTTGCGTGCGCTCTCAGAGACAAAAGCGAGAAGAAGCGCAAAGTTCGTAAACTCCCCGTCCCGCGAGAAACTTACTGCGTAAAAGTTACCGTCCAGCGTCCCGAGTTCTTCTTCTTCTCGCGGACAGAACGCTCTTCCAGCGTTCAGCTCAAAGATGCCAGAGGACAAAAACAGCGCTGAGCCGAAacgttttcttgtttattttagtttgagttGTGTTGCCTAGATGTTTCACTGTGGCGAGATCTGTATACTCTGAGCTCCTCCAGCGTGAAAGGCAAACCTTATCTGCTACCGCTGCCCCACTAAAAATAGCAATGATGTCATGCGCGCCGTCTCTTATTGGCTGGAGGCGATTCACTGGGCGTTCCACAATTTCAGATAAGGCGCGTTGCCTAGACGACCACCCAGAAGTTTCTACTTCCTCGCGGTGGCTGATGGGATGAGGTAATGCTGTAAGtcggtgcattgtgggattacGTATTGTTTTTGAATATCTGGTTACCCGCTTAGCTGTTTAGGACCGTGGCGGGATACAAAGACGCCGAGTTCTGTACAACGTGCTACTTTTATAACTCAAACTTTCACTTTAACAGACGTCGCGCGCGAGGTTTAGTTTGAGAAGAAGAGGTGGCAAGGGTATGAAGAACTGGGCAGTTTTACTTGTGAGTTTCACAAGACTCCTGATAACATGTAAACTGTCAAGATTCGCGGATGAGTTTTGATATAAAAGAGAGGTGTTTAAATAGGTTACAATACATTTTGTGGCGCCAAGGAACAGGGCAATAGTTTGGTGTTTTATGGCAAAGTGCATTTGCCCCGTCAGCGTCAGCCAATGGTTTTGAAAAGGGGCGTGTCCTATTGTGGAGTGACAGCGTGCCACAAGGTTCATCGGCCGTCTCCGTGACAGTCTCTAGAGATCCTCTCAAAATGACATACGCCCGTGTTAAACGTCACTGTTTAGACTACAACCGCAAACTGATCGAATTCAACGTGACATTCACTAAGTGACATTTTATAATGATGAACTTTACTTTGGGATATTTTCTCTTGGTTCCTATGAGATTTAAACCTATGCAAATATGTAATTATACGTTTATTCGCATTTGATGTTGCAATGGATATGTGTGGGTACGTTTGTATCTATATTTGTTGCCGTAAACTAACCTACATTTAAGTATCTCTGATTCTACAATTTTATGTAGGAAaaccatgaataaataaataatctgagcGATAGTACATCTGTGAAACAGGGATAAGATCGTTTTTATTGACAACCAGGACTTGTCGATGGTCTCTGGCACGCTTCGCTTTGTTGCGACAGATCAAGTGCTCGAGCACGTAAACATGACATTAAGCGTCACTCAATACAAATTATGGACATTAATACAGTTTATAATTCTGTTAAGGtttacactatatttattttgtccaaatATATGATGTTCAGTGTTGCAACAGTGTTAATTACATCTCAATGTTAATTTGCGTTGCTATTATTTCTTTGcgaattaaaaaatatgtattatatattaaacgTCAAAAAATACAAGTTAAGAACTAGTAAGTTAGTTAAAATAACCCTTTAGTTTAGTGAACATATCCTATCcaatgtgcatttaaaacaaatcGATGACGATAATGATTACTACTACTGGGCTACTACAATCGATAAATACAAGAATTATGAAGTATTTGAACTACCATAGGAATAACATTTTCAAAGTGAAGAAAGAACCAATTTATACGttcgaattttcatttttaaactgaattcatttttttatttgtgcttcaGTTTTCATGAGTTCTTTTTAAAGTAACCAAAAGAATTATACACAATAAAGTACAATGACATTATAATTACCTTACATATGGATTACGCAATAATTACTCAACATACTAAGTCACACTCAAAAttctattatattaaaaaaaaaaaaattttatcattCATAGTTCAAGTGCACAAAGGTCAGATGAGGGgtttattgtaaattaaaggTCATGACCAGATTGAAGCATCCTGCATCCTTTTTCTGATCACCACACGTCTACATCACCAATGCAGGCAGCAGGGGATGTCCAAAGTTATGACACAGAGAagtcatctttgttttttttactagacAGAAACTTGTTTGGGCAGCACAACCCAGACCAAACAGAGAAAATGACAGCTTGCCTGTGAAACAAGTTCCTCTCTGCTTGCTTCTTTCCTTTTTTAGCTTTCCTCTCTTATGTCACCTTTCTTACTGGTGTACTTTGTTACGTGTTCAAATCCAGGTGTACATTTCCTTTTTAAGCCTCATGCGTTCAGTGTCATCCAGACTACTGTATACCGTTCAGCTTAAAGAGACAATTCTCACTATCACCTGCTTTACCTCACACAAACTGCAGTGTAGAGCAGGTACATCTGTAGTGTATGACAGTAactctaatataattttttatgtatatacgaGAATCTTAATATTTATGTCATTACTGCTTATATCTTTCAGTGTCTGAGCCACCCAGGTTGAGGCTGGTACATGGACAGGGCTTCACAGGTACCCTTACACCCATGGAAAAAGcaattatttatagtatatacatCAGTGTATATACTATAGTCTTTAATATGGCTGTTGGGTTAATATCAGATATCCATGGTGTGTTTTCTTTGACATGCGGCCTGTCGTTATTTGCGGTAACTTAGCCTCTGGCCGCCCAGTCGTCTCAGCAGTGGTCCGTCCGTCTGTGAGGAGGGTCTTGTGTAAATATCGCCCAGTCACCCGCCTCTGAGACGGTGCTGTAGTAATTGCCCTCCGCCACATGCTGAATCTGTGAAAACTGAACACACAGTTCATACAAACATACACGTTCACTCAGCTGTAATTTGCTGTGTTGTTAATCaggttaaaaagatttttagttttgttaaagGGTGTGTTCGCTTCAGTTTCTAAATCAGCCATGTTCTCCATTACCATTAGTAGAATGGGAACGTTTTGTTTTACTAGAACTTGTTCGTCCATATATAACATCCAGTTACATTCTGTTCTTGGTCATGCCTAATAAGGAAATAAATTCAAAAGGAGCactgtatattgtaaataaatgcttAGTGCATTCTTGATATAATTCTAtaatgctttacaataaggtctcacaTGTCActgagcaatatatatatatatatatatatatatatatatatatatatatatatatatatatattacaacatttAACAGTCTTTGTCAATGTTAGTTGATAATTATATACGTGTTCagtgttaattcatgttaactaatgtagttatctaatgttaacaaacatgcTAACTATATGTTACATGGTTTATTGGAATACTGTCGTCTGTTGTCCATGTATATCCAACCTAAACAAATCATCATTCGTCTTGTTGTAGTACATCgtaatgaactgtttttttttttttctcttagcaGTTGCTTTGAGAGAATATTCAGTCAaggttatataataatataatagttattattatctTTAGCATCAGAGCCTCTGTGCGTTTGAGTTTGTGAATCATGTTATATCTGAGCCGAGCGGAGCTTGAGGAACAGCTGCCCGGTCATGTCCTCTGCCCTGCTGTGCCCTGCTCTGTTTTAATGACAGTCTGTCTGATCCCTCATAAAAGCCCATTGTGGTCTCAGGCTTGTCACTGTGTGTCTGTAATTAGTGTTCTGTAGTTCATTGCCCTCGAGCCCATGGTCAGAAATCACCAGGGTCCTAATGGAGGGCTGGGCAAAGGTCACAGAGTAATCCTGTCATATCCAAGCCATTGTCAGGAGCCCACAGCCATCTTAATGGCCATCTCCTGCCTCACAGTCAGAGTAAATCAGGGTACTGGCGCTAGCTGGACAGACTTAAAGAGCACCCTGGACAGGTAAGCCTGTGGGGGTCATAggggtttttttgtaaaaaagagAATAGGCTCTTTTATGGATCATGGCTCAGCAATAACCTAATTTTTATTGATTCTTGCCTTATTATTGCTCATGATTAGGGTCAGGGGTTTGTTCTAAATGgcttgtgctacagacatgaatgatacctaaAAGTTTCCAGCTTGTTGAGTAGAAATGTGTTATACTTTTAAGACTTTTCACCCCGTGATAAAATGGTGTGGACCTTTTAGGATGGACCTGTTATTTTGGTcttcttttacatttttccttCAACTAAagcaaaaccataaaaaaaaaaaaaggtaaataaaatttttagggctggaccagaatattcgattattcgaatattcgtacggtgggttggcattcaattttcaattttgagatttgaatattgtaaaaaaaaaaaaaaaaaaatcccgaacacctggcatcccccgcaAAACGGTTCTagtagtacgcctatagtatattgttggagtaaaaaaaaaaa
This portion of the Cyprinus carpio isolate SPL01 chromosome A20, ASM1834038v1, whole genome shotgun sequence genome encodes:
- the LOC109113363 gene encoding transcription factor AP-1-like, with the translated sequence METTFYDDSLNSAFSQHDSATFGYNPKALKHNMTLNLTDPAGNLKPHLRAKANEILTSPDVGLLKLASPELERLIIQSSNGLVTTTPTPTQFLCPKNVTDEQEGFAEGFVRALAELHHQHMPNVTSAPQTTISNSMTPVSSLAGGAVYSSSLRSDPPVYADLNTFNPAISTANPAMNYTSAPPQHTVNTQLPVQHPRLQALKEEPQTVPEMPGETPPLSPIDMESQERIKAERKRMRNRIAASKCRKRKLERISRLEDKVKTLKSQNSELASTANMLREQVAQLKQKVMNHVNSGCQLMLTQQLQTF
- the LOC109113843 gene encoding CARD- and ANK-domain containing inflammasome adapter protein-like codes for the protein MGSTSFTNPYAIEVIRMKENELVSGILNTEDLLDVLISYGVLQPDSRALMSSISAREEKNSRMLNTLISRGERACRIFFYPCLKRVEPDLYQHMRTYVGGVNEGIRDARRQLIGYLLEKDKQGLVKNSKPNKELTPERIQPNSVTNKAISSTEEINQIPKSESEHDAILKAISSGDLYLLQELLEGLDVNTALSSTDTLLHLAAEHGKEAIVYFLLREGAKLNLKDREGRTALHRASERGHTAVALALAKAGADIHATDHTSKTPLHLAAQNGHESTVKALVHEEKKSLKNQTTVLHMAATEDDATLAQVLLRNGAIVDTRDGRRKTALYHAVRHGNEKTATVLLKAGAQVDSVIVDAAFELNRKSLLSLFLKYVQKSMSQNEITSALFKAVRRNLDGVVAALLDHGADVNSCNELGYTPMLLAAELGNAEAFKVLVSKKARLDERLPNQISGLHLAIQSGSVQIVKILLDKGIDPNITGPKDQTPLHLSALHNQPALMALLLRVGAQINSVTQDGFTPLHLASQSGHTEAVAQLLEGKADIRVKDKQGRTALHWAAAQGEVGIIQLLLDAGSDANATEKEKKTPLHLAAMEGHTKAVSALLAGKARIGAKDMDGCSPLHHTARNGKESTAGVLLASGKSKNVDDKNVWRRTPLHLAAEHGHELLVGLLLENGAKINSMDNNKDTPLHCACRDGHVGTVQTLINWTNGERANLQATNNVTKTALQVAEAEKTQAHQNICTLLKKKMFLVK